A single genomic interval of Pyrus communis chromosome 5, drPyrComm1.1, whole genome shotgun sequence harbors:
- the LOC137734327 gene encoding uncharacterized protein, whose translation MVLVSSVRIMPRREPRRSDEPSFPDIAQLGEAIATAIQSTIRPPQRTPLETMYNLKLDKFEGSEGHEGAERWLEHIEKTFRVLHNQGNLPVERWVETTSWFLGKESAAWWEQESGRLTPTERTDWDVFQELFRRRFVPPEYIDRKKQEFTKLRQGKLTANEYYRRFTDLSRYHPDVAGNPAEMLHRFRLGTRKK comes from the coding sequence atggttttggtgtcttctgtcagaattatgcctcgtcgggaaccacgtcgctctgatgagcctagtttccccgatattgcCCAGCTGGGGGAAGCTATTGCTACCGCTATTCAATCGACgatccgccctccccagaggactcctctggaaaCTATGTACAATTTGAAATTGGATAAGTTCGAAGGTAGCGAGGGTCACGAGGGTGCAGAGCGATGGTTAGAGCACattgagaagacttttcgtgtgttgcacaatcaggggaaccttcctgtCGAGAGGTGGGTTGAGACGACATCatggtttttgggtaaggagtctgcagcctggtgggagcaggaatCTGGTCGTTTGACTCCAACTGAGAGGACTGATTGGGATGTTTTCCAGGAGTTGTTCaggagaaggtttgtgcctcctgagtatattgatcgtaagaagcaggagttcacgaagttgagacaggggaagttgacggcgaatgagtactaccgcaggttcactgatttgtctcgctaCCATCCAGACgttgctggtaatccggcggagatgcttcatCGTTTCCGCTTAGGCACAAGGAAGAAGTGA